CGGTCCTGTCCGCCATGTTGATATGTTCAATCGGTATCAATCCCTGTCCAAGGTCCCATTGATGGTGACATTTGATGGCGAGTGGGGATTAGGCATGCGTATGCCAGATTCTACTTTGTCGTTCCCTTATCAGATGACTTTAGGGGCCGTTCAGGATAATCAGCTGATTTATCGCATGGGACGTGAGGTTGCTTTAGACTTCCAACGTATAGGTATGCATTTCAATTTTGCCCCTGATGTGGATATCAACAATAACCCTAAAAATCCCGTTATCGGTATCCGCTCCTTCGGTGATAATAAATATAATGTAACCCAGAAAGCTAAAGCGTATATGGACGGTATGGTGGATGGTGGTATCCTGGCTTCCATTAAACACTTCCCGGGGCATGGCGATACAGATGTGGATTCTCATTATGATCTGCCGCAACTACCTTTCGACAAAAAACGTTTGGATACCCTGGAGTTGTATCCGTTCAAAGAGCTTATTAAAGCCGGTGCACCTGCTGTTATGGTGGCCCACATGAATATTCCGAGTTTAGATGACACGCCTAATATGCCATCTTCCATCTCTAAAAAGGTTGTAACCGATCTTTTGCGTAATGAACTTGGCTTTAAAGGACTAACAGTTACTGATGCAATGGACATGAAAGGTGTAAAGAAGTTTTTTCCAAATGGAGAAGCCGACGTACAGGCGATTATAGCAGGGCATGATTTACTTGAAGTGTCGGAGAATAGCAAGCGTGCGATCGATTTGATTGTAAAAGCTATTGAAGAAGGACGTATCGCGCAGGCCGATATTGATGCGCGGGTAAAACGAGTGCTTGCCGCTAAGCTCTGGCTTGGTTTAGATAAATATCAGGCAACTGTACAACAGAATCTATACCATGATTTACATCGTGCTTCAGCTGTTCAACTCATTGACGAACTGTCCGATGCAGCGATCACCGCTTTGAACTCGATAGAAAAATTAAAATCCTTCAAAAAGGATTTACCTACGGCTATTATCAACATTGGTATTACAGCCAATCAGACCTTCCAAAATGAATTGGCTAGTGCACTCACAAATGAAACACAATATTTCATCACGGATAGCACAAGTAAAGATGATATCAAACGTCTTACCAAAGAAATCAAGAAGAACAAACAATTTATTATTGCCGTACACGATACGAGACTTCGTCCACGTCCGACCATGGTATTAAATAAAGATGTTCAGGGCCTGATGAAGAAATTTGCAAAAAAATCAATCCTGACTTTATTTACCAATGCCTATGCTGTGGATGGATTTGAAGCATCCAAAAAAGCAAAAACAATTTTGCTGGCCTATCAAAATGATGCTTTCATGCAGAAAGCGGCAGTGAAAACTATTTTAGGGCAAAATACGCCGAAAGGAAAACTCCCTGTTACGATAAACAAAAAATTTAAATACGGACAGGGGAAATAAAGCATTATAAAATCACACCAACACGGTACCTCTTCCAAAAATGGCCCTCCTGCAATTGCAAAGCCATTTCGGAAGGGGTATTTTTTTTAGCAGCACTTAAATCTCTTCATGGGCGGACCTGCTATCGGATGGCTTACTTTCATTTTTCATACGGTCAATCGCCGTCACGACATATTTATACTTTTGATGCTGTTTGATATCGTCATCGGTATATTGAAGCTTATCCCCATCAAAGGTGATAAAAATGATTTTTCCAGGGTCTTTAATGTTTACTTTTTCATCGAGGTTGAAGCGATAGATCACATAGCCATAAGCCGACTCCCCATCATTGGCCACATCGGGTTTTTGCCAAAATAAGGTGTTCATTTTACCATTGGCCGAATTTTTCACCAGAAGACCGAAGGGGGCATTGGGTGGGATACTATCTAACCAAGGCATTGTAGGGGGTAAAGCCGGTGTACGGTACAGGTCATTTCGCATGGAATCCTGCAATCCAACAAGATTGTCCGTAAGTGATTTGGAACTGAAATAAATACTTCCCTCCACATCGTGCTCCTCCCTTAAGTGGCGTACCTGTCTGGGGATCTGACTACGGTCTGTCCAGCCGATTTTATTTTCGGTAACACGATAAGCTCCATGCCCGACATAAAAGTGACGGCCATAGGTGTGTTTCTGCCACCAGTCAACCAAGATCTCATAGGCTGCTGCGCGATTTTTGAATGGAAAGTAGATCTGTGGATTGATATAATCGATCCAACCTTCCTGCATCCATTTGACACCGTCAGCATACAGTTCCCGGTAAGCGCTCAGACCACGGGTATCTGATCCGGCACTGTTATTTTCTTTGTTGTCCCATACCCCACAAGGACTAATGCCATATTTGACATATGGTTTTATCTTTTTGATGGCAACACCAAGATCGTGCACCAGTACGTTGACATTGTTGCGTCGCCAGTCGTCAATTTTCTCGATCCCATTATTATATTGACCAAAGGTAATCTGATCCGGTACCGGTGTATTTCTGCTATCGGGATAGGGGTAAAAATAATCATCGAAATGAATGCCATCTACATCGTAGTTTTTGACCACATCCATGATGACATCAATAATATATTTGCGAACTTCCGGAATACCGGGGTTGAAAAGCTTCTTGCCAGCATAGGTGAAGAACCATTCCGGGTGGCGCTTAGTAATATGCTCATCCGAAAAATGGGCCGGATTTAATGTTGTCGAAGCACGATACGGATTGAACCAGGCATGGAGTTCCATTCCTCTCTTGTGGGCCTCGGTGATGGCAAACTCCAAGGGGTCATAAAATGGCGAAGGTGGTAATCCCTGTTTTCCGGTTAGATATCTACTCCATGGTTCTCTGCCCTTCGCGTAAAATGCGTCGGCAGCCGGACGTACCTGCAAAATAATGGCATTCAGTCCCGCGCTGCGGTGCTGGTCCAGTAAATCAATAAACTCCTGTTTTTGCTGTGCGACATTATTGCCTGCTTTGACAGAAGGCCAGTCTATATTACCTATGGTTGCAACCCACACGCCACGAAACTCCCGCTTAGGTAGTTGCTGGGAATACGTTCTAATCGAAAATAAACAGATAACAATGGTAAAAAAAGAATATAAATATGTTTTTCCCGTCATTCTATAAATTATAGCCAACAAAGATAGGGAAGCATTTCTTACTTTTTCCCTAAAAAATGTAAGATGTTTGTTGGATACTTGTTAAAAGAACCTGAGCTTGGTTTTCAAATTGATAATAATGCAAATACAAGTAACATTATACTTTATTTGTGCTAATTTAGATGCGGTTTTCACAAAAGCAATGGCTTGATCGGCTGACCGCAATAAAAAAGATTATGAGCAAAGAACAAATATCCGTTTTTGACATGTTTAAGATTGGTATAGGACCCTCGAGTTCGCATACCTTGGGCCCTTGGCGTGCAGCCCAGCAATTTACAGCTGTTCTCAAGTCAAAAGGTGTCTTACATGAAGTCGAACAAGTCAAAATCCTACTGTACGGTTCTTTGGCTAAAACCGGCGCTGGACATGGTACCGATATTGCTGTGCTCCTGGGACTAAGTGGAGATGATCCGGTTACCTTTGATGTCAATAGCGTGATGCCCAAAGTGGAGCATATTAAGACAGTCGGCGAACTGGAAGTCGCTGGCGAACGGACGATTCCTTTTTCCTATCCGGAAGACCTCTTGTTTCTATATGCGGAAAGTTTACCTTTTCACCCCAACGCAGTGACCTTTCAGGCATTCCTATCCAATGGTAAGGCAATGACCGAAACCTATTATTCGATAGGGGGTGGTTTTGTGGTGCAGGAAAATGATACTGAAGGTGTTTTGTCTGAAGTGGACCTTCCGTTTCCTGTCGATACTGCACAGGAACTCTTGCATTGGACGATGAAAACGGGTCTGAAAATCTCGGAGCTGGTCCTTGAAAATGAATGTGCATGGCGTGAAGAAAGTGAAACCGTGGCAGGCGTTTTGAATATTTATAAAACAATACATGAATGTATCTACCGCGGCTGTCATACTGGGGGGACATTACCTGGGGGCTTAAATGTCGAACGTAGAGCAGCCAAGCTAAACAAGAAGTTAATGCAGGGACGAAGTTATCAAGATTATGAGTCCTGGGTAGCGGCCATTCGCGAGGGCGGCCAAAACTTTCAATATATTCTGGATTGGGTAAGTTGTTTTGCACTTGCCGTAAATGAGGAGAACGCCTCTTTCGGACGTGTGGTTACAGCTCCTACCAATGGGGCCTCAGGCGTTATCCCAGCGGTGTTGCAATATTACATTACTTTCCACGACGGAATGCTTGAAAATAAAATTATCCAATTTATTCTTACCGCATCCGAGATCGGATCGATATTTAAGAAAAATGCAACTATTTCAGCCGCAATGGGCGGTTGTCAGGCCGAGATTGGCGTTTCATCAGCGATGGCAGCCGGGGCGCTGACAGAAGTGCTGGGCGGATCACAGCGCCAGGTGCTGATGGCTGCCGAGATTGCCATGGAACATCACCTCGGATTGACATGCGATCCAATCGGTGGACTGGTACAAATTCCATGCATCGAACGTAACACAATGGGAGCCATCAAGGCAATTACTGCTGCACAATTGGCACTGCAATCGAATCCGGATAAAGCAAAAGTAAGTTTGGATACGGTGGTTAAAACTATGTGGGAGACTGCTTTGGATATGAATG
The DNA window shown above is from Sphingobacterium thalpophilum and carries:
- a CDS encoding glycoside hydrolase family 3 protein, whose amino-acid sequence is MFKKLGLGILALVGTISFLKAQDKKDFVKYINSQHAWVDAVFNTLTPKEKVAQLFLVRAHTNLGQKYIDSVAQVIQDQHLGGLVVFQGGPVRHVDMFNRYQSLSKVPLMVTFDGEWGLGMRMPDSTLSFPYQMTLGAVQDNQLIYRMGREVALDFQRIGMHFNFAPDVDINNNPKNPVIGIRSFGDNKYNVTQKAKAYMDGMVDGGILASIKHFPGHGDTDVDSHYDLPQLPFDKKRLDTLELYPFKELIKAGAPAVMVAHMNIPSLDDTPNMPSSISKKVVTDLLRNELGFKGLTVTDAMDMKGVKKFFPNGEADVQAIIAGHDLLEVSENSKRAIDLIVKAIEEGRIAQADIDARVKRVLAAKLWLGLDKYQATVQQNLYHDLHRASAVQLIDELSDAAITALNSIEKLKSFKKDLPTAIINIGITANQTFQNELASALTNETQYFITDSTSKDDIKRLTKEIKKNKQFIIAVHDTRLRPRPTMVLNKDVQGLMKKFAKKSILTLFTNAYAVDGFEASKKAKTILLAYQNDAFMQKAAVKTILGQNTPKGKLPVTINKKFKYGQGK
- a CDS encoding glycoside hydrolase family 10 protein, whose product is MTGKTYLYSFFTIVICLFSIRTYSQQLPKREFRGVWVATIGNIDWPSVKAGNNVAQQKQEFIDLLDQHRSAGLNAIILQVRPAADAFYAKGREPWSRYLTGKQGLPPSPFYDPLEFAITEAHKRGMELHAWFNPYRASTTLNPAHFSDEHITKRHPEWFFTYAGKKLFNPGIPEVRKYIIDVIMDVVKNYDVDGIHFDDYFYPYPDSRNTPVPDQITFGQYNNGIEKIDDWRRNNVNVLVHDLGVAIKKIKPYVKYGISPCGVWDNKENNSAGSDTRGLSAYRELYADGVKWMQEGWIDYINPQIYFPFKNRAAAYEILVDWWQKHTYGRHFYVGHGAYRVTENKIGWTDRSQIPRQVRHLREEHDVEGSIYFSSKSLTDNLVGLQDSMRNDLYRTPALPPTMPWLDSIPPNAPFGLLVKNSANGKMNTLFWQKPDVANDGESAYGYVIYRFNLDEKVNIKDPGKIIFITFDGDKLQYTDDDIKQHQKYKYVVTAIDRMKNESKPSDSRSAHEEI
- a CDS encoding L-serine ammonia-lyase, with translation MSKEQISVFDMFKIGIGPSSSHTLGPWRAAQQFTAVLKSKGVLHEVEQVKILLYGSLAKTGAGHGTDIAVLLGLSGDDPVTFDVNSVMPKVEHIKTVGELEVAGERTIPFSYPEDLLFLYAESLPFHPNAVTFQAFLSNGKAMTETYYSIGGGFVVQENDTEGVLSEVDLPFPVDTAQELLHWTMKTGLKISELVLENECAWREESETVAGVLNIYKTIHECIYRGCHTGGTLPGGLNVERRAAKLNKKLMQGRSYQDYESWVAAIREGGQNFQYILDWVSCFALAVNEENASFGRVVTAPTNGASGVIPAVLQYYITFHDGMLENKIIQFILTASEIGSIFKKNATISAAMGGCQAEIGVSSAMAAGALTEVLGGSQRQVLMAAEIAMEHHLGLTCDPIGGLVQIPCIERNTMGAIKAITAAQLALQSNPDKAKVSLDTVVKTMWETALDMNAKYKETADGGLAVNIPLSLPEC